The following proteins are co-located in the Microcystis wesenbergii NRERC-220 genome:
- a CDS encoding HEAT repeat domain-containing protein produces the protein MVQQLNNTQIAINTLLNKLNDSLPQIRAKAAEALGKIGNSSLADTLVSHLIGENDLNVRLNLIRALGEIGNESAIPYLASYLSDTNPDIRIITAESLGKIGSEKAISYLIQSLQDTEVKVRVTATIALGEIGLEDVIPDLVNVCYDEDDSVRFSAVDALGKIGSRYAVN, from the coding sequence ATGGTTCAGCAACTTAATAACACCCAAATCGCCATCAATACTTTATTGAATAAACTCAACGATTCTCTCCCCCAGATCCGCGCTAAAGCTGCCGAAGCCTTGGGCAAAATTGGCAATAGCAGCCTTGCCGACACCTTAGTATCCCATTTAATAGGAGAAAATGATCTTAATGTTCGCCTAAATCTGATTCGAGCTTTAGGAGAAATTGGCAATGAATCCGCAATTCCTTATCTAGCTTCCTACTTATCTGATACTAATCCCGATATTCGGATAATCACGGCGGAATCTCTCGGAAAAATTGGTAGTGAAAAAGCAATATCCTATCTCATTCAATCCCTACAAGATACGGAAGTAAAAGTTCGTGTCACAGCCACAATTGCTTTAGGTGAAATTGGACTAGAAGATGTTATTCCTGATCTAGTAAATGTTTGTTACGATGAAGATGATAGCGTTCGTTTCAGTGCTGTTGATGCCCTCGGTAAAATTGGCTCTCGTTATGCAGTAAACTGA
- a CDS encoding hybrid sensor histidine kinase/response regulator: protein MTQLTPRPSVLIVDDLPNNVRLLSIMLTEKGYQVRKAINGQMALNTVRSLIPDLILLDINMPDLNGYQVCEQLKADEKTREIPVIFISALDDVLDKVKAFQVGGVDYISKPFQGEEVMARIENQLTICRQKKQLQNEIKERQKTEETLEIYLHAVSHDLRNPVIGMSMILNNLIKNSQGETKEVSLKILQQMANSCDRQLTLIDSLVETQQNDLWGVSLELKPLSLYEIGQQIGQEWELRLRENQATLINNFSPDLPLVNADAHHLWRVFENLLANALKHNPQGIIITLSARLEGNYLRCTIADNGVGISETQRKRLFDRYQRGNNNNQISLGLGLYLCRQIIQAHGGEIGIMNNDEKGSQFWFTLPY from the coding sequence ATGACTCAACTCACACCGCGCCCTAGTGTCTTAATTGTCGATGATTTGCCCAATAATGTGCGGCTATTGTCGATTATGCTCACCGAGAAGGGATATCAGGTACGCAAAGCGATTAATGGACAGATGGCCCTGAATACAGTGCGATCGCTAATTCCCGATCTGATCCTTCTCGATATTAATATGCCCGATCTCAATGGTTATCAAGTTTGTGAACAGTTAAAAGCTGATGAAAAAACCAGAGAAATTCCCGTGATTTTTATCAGCGCTCTTGATGATGTCTTAGATAAAGTCAAAGCTTTTCAAGTGGGAGGTGTCGATTATATTTCTAAACCTTTTCAAGGGGAAGAAGTGATGGCACGCATTGAAAATCAATTAACTATTTGCCGTCAAAAAAAACAACTACAAAACGAAATTAAAGAACGTCAAAAAACTGAAGAAACTTTAGAAATTTATCTTCATGCTGTCTCTCACGATCTCCGCAATCCCGTGATCGGGATGTCAATGATCTTAAATAATTTAATTAAAAATTCTCAGGGAGAAACTAAAGAAGTATCCCTGAAGATTTTACAACAGATGGCCAACAGTTGCGATCGACAATTAACTTTAATTGATTCTCTCGTCGAAACCCAACAAAATGATCTTTGGGGAGTTTCCCTAGAACTAAAGCCTTTATCTCTCTACGAAATCGGTCAACAGATCGGTCAGGAATGGGAGTTAAGATTAAGGGAAAATCAAGCAACTTTAATTAATAATTTTTCTCCCGATTTACCCTTAGTTAATGCCGATGCTCACCATCTCTGGCGAGTTTTTGAGAATTTATTAGCCAATGCCCTTAAACATAATCCTCAAGGGATAATTATCACTTTGTCAGCTAGACTAGAGGGCAATTATCTCCGGTGTACTATTGCCGATAATGGGGTGGGAATTAGCGAAACCCAGAGAAAACGATTATTCGATCGCTATCAACGAGGCAACAATAATAATCAGATTAGTTTAGGACTAGGTTTATATCTATGTCGTCAAATTATCCAAGCTCACGGAGGTGAAATTGGCATTATGAATAATGACGAAAAAGGTTCACAATTTTGGTTTACTTTGCCCTACTAA
- a CDS encoding pentapeptide repeat-containing protein — translation MKRTLMIALGSLASLLLINPVGAENPRQVQQLLNTRECPGCDLQGADLRGAHLIGADLRKANLQGANLEEANLEGADLTDANLEGANLTAAFLTNASLNQANLNGVNFTSAMIYDADVTGASMERINLTNAQIYGTGIAVGGENP, via the coding sequence ATGAAAAGGACTTTAATGATTGCCCTAGGTTCCCTAGCTTCCTTACTGCTGATTAACCCCGTCGGTGCGGAAAATCCCCGACAGGTGCAACAATTATTGAATACGCGGGAATGTCCGGGGTGTGATCTCCAGGGTGCAGATTTAAGAGGGGCGCATCTAATCGGTGCAGATTTGAGAAAAGCGAATTTACAGGGAGCTAATCTGGAGGAAGCCAACTTAGAGGGCGCAGATTTGACCGATGCCAACCTAGAAGGCGCAAATTTAACCGCAGCTTTTCTGACTAATGCCAGTTTGAATCAAGCTAATCTCAATGGAGTTAATTTCACCAGTGCCATGATCTATGATGCTGATGTGACGGGTGCATCAATGGAGAGAATTAACTTGACAAATGCTCAGATTTATGGTACAGGCATCGCTGTCGGTGGTGAAAATCCTTAG
- a CDS encoding cation-translocating P-type ATPase, translating to MAANADYSAHSRLNLQQPWHTYPVETTLSILGSSAVNGLNREQIAERIKYYGKNELQERPGRSNWQILLDQFTNIMLLLLIAVAIISGGLDLLELQRGHLAKIGVPFKDTIAILTIVILNGILGYLQESRAEKALAALKKLSSPQVNVIREGQRREIDAVNLVPGDIMLIEAGTQISADGQIIEAFNLQIRESALTGEANSVNKSASIDPLDRDTPLGDRLNFVFTGTEVLQGRAKVIVTNTGMTTELGKIAQMLATVGNEPTPLQKRMTHLGNVLVAGSLILVALTITIGLINAGWSALEELVEVSLSMAVAVVPEGLPAVITLTLALGTQRMVKRQALIRKLPAVETLGSVNVICSDKTGTLTENKMIVREIETVNRSFLVTGEGYSPKGQFLDTEQRAIDPKTDLELHHLLIASVLCNDASLDLDNGHDSILGDPTEGALLVLGAKAGLNLSLTKQEFPRIAEIPFSSQRKRMSVICQGVNRVLFTKGSPELILEQCLSYQSGLESLPFGDREKEKVLVANNAMANRGLRVLGLAYKNLIYPPESTEISEDALIWLGMVGMIDAARPEAQIAVARCREAGIRPIMITGDHQLTALAVAKSLGIAQAGALVISGRELDKLSPIQLENIIDKTNIYARVSPEHKLTIVRALQKKGKFVAMTGDGVNDAPALKQADIGIAMGIAGTDVTKEASDMILLDDNFATIVAATEEGRVVYNNIRSFIKYILGSNIGEVITIAASPLLGLVTPLTPLQILWMNLVTDGLPALALAVEPASPNIMRRPPFSPQESIFARGLGSYIVRIGIIFSIINITQMLIAVRLDPLFGNTGSWKTMVFTTLCLAQMGHAISVRSSDHLTIEMNPLTNPYLWVAVTLTTIFQLMLIYVPALRDFFGTQFLTKEELLICLGFSTLLFVWVELEKLFTRWYHRR from the coding sequence ATGGCCGCTAATGCTGACTATTCTGCCCATTCTAGGCTTAACTTGCAACAACCTTGGCATACCTATCCGGTGGAAACCACCCTATCTATCCTCGGTAGTTCGGCTGTTAATGGCCTCAATAGGGAGCAAATCGCCGAAAGAATTAAATATTATGGCAAAAATGAACTACAAGAACGTCCAGGGCGCAGTAATTGGCAAATTCTCCTAGATCAGTTTACCAATATCATGCTCCTCCTCTTAATTGCCGTGGCCATAATTTCCGGAGGACTGGATTTACTGGAATTGCAGCGCGGTCATCTGGCTAAAATTGGTGTTCCCTTCAAAGATACGATCGCTATCTTAACAATTGTCATCCTCAATGGTATCCTCGGATATCTGCAAGAAAGTCGCGCCGAAAAAGCTCTGGCCGCTTTAAAAAAACTCTCCTCTCCCCAAGTTAATGTTATCCGCGAGGGTCAACGCAGAGAAATAGACGCGGTTAATCTTGTCCCTGGGGACATCATGCTGATTGAAGCGGGAACCCAAATCAGCGCCGACGGCCAAATTATCGAAGCTTTTAACCTGCAAATTCGCGAATCGGCCTTGACAGGAGAGGCAAATAGTGTTAATAAATCCGCCTCCATTGACCCCTTAGACAGAGATACTCCCCTTGGCGATCGCTTAAATTTTGTCTTTACTGGAACAGAGGTACTGCAAGGCCGGGCCAAGGTCATCGTTACCAATACGGGGATGACAACGGAATTAGGCAAAATCGCTCAAATGTTAGCAACAGTCGGCAATGAACCCACTCCTCTCCAAAAAAGAATGACTCACTTGGGTAATGTCCTTGTTGCTGGTTCTCTCATTCTAGTGGCCCTGACTATTACCATCGGCCTGATCAATGCAGGTTGGTCGGCCCTAGAGGAATTGGTCGAAGTTTCCCTTAGTATGGCAGTAGCCGTCGTTCCCGAAGGATTACCCGCAGTTATCACCCTAACTCTCGCCCTAGGTACCCAACGCATGGTCAAACGTCAGGCCTTGATTCGTAAACTGCCGGCAGTAGAAACCCTGGGTTCCGTTAATGTGATCTGTTCCGACAAAACCGGGACGCTAACCGAAAATAAAATGATTGTACGCGAGATAGAGACGGTTAATCGCAGTTTTTTAGTTACTGGGGAAGGATATAGCCCAAAAGGACAATTTTTAGACACCGAGCAACGGGCGATCGATCCCAAAACCGATCTAGAATTACATCATCTCTTAATTGCCAGTGTCCTCTGCAACGATGCCAGTTTAGACCTCGATAACGGTCACGATAGCATTTTAGGCGATCCCACGGAAGGAGCCTTATTAGTTTTAGGGGCGAAAGCGGGCTTAAATTTATCCCTAACCAAGCAAGAGTTCCCTAGAATCGCTGAAATCCCCTTTTCTTCCCAAAGAAAGCGAATGTCGGTCATTTGTCAAGGAGTCAATCGCGTACTATTTACCAAAGGTTCCCCGGAATTAATCCTTGAACAGTGTCTCTCCTACCAATCGGGATTAGAAAGTCTTCCTTTTGGGGATAGGGAAAAAGAAAAAGTCTTAGTCGCTAACAATGCTATGGCTAACAGGGGTTTACGAGTCTTAGGATTAGCGTATAAAAACCTGATTTATCCACCAGAATCAACTGAAATCAGCGAAGATGCCCTAATTTGGTTAGGAATGGTCGGTATGATCGACGCAGCGCGACCGGAGGCACAAATCGCCGTGGCTAGGTGTCGAGAAGCGGGAATCCGTCCAATCATGATCACCGGCGATCATCAATTAACCGCTCTAGCGGTGGCTAAGAGTCTTGGTATTGCCCAAGCGGGAGCTTTAGTGATCTCAGGGCGAGAATTAGATAAATTATCACCAATTCAGCTAGAAAACATCATTGACAAAACTAACATCTATGCCCGTGTCTCCCCCGAACATAAATTAACTATTGTCCGCGCCTTGCAAAAAAAGGGTAAATTTGTTGCTATGACCGGAGATGGGGTGAATGATGCTCCGGCCCTGAAACAAGCAGATATCGGCATTGCCATGGGAATCGCCGGCACCGATGTCACCAAAGAGGCTAGTGATATGATTCTCCTTGATGATAATTTTGCCACCATCGTCGCTGCCACGGAAGAAGGGCGAGTGGTTTATAACAATATTCGCAGTTTTATTAAATATATTCTCGGCAGTAATATCGGGGAAGTGATTACTATCGCTGCTTCGCCTCTTTTGGGTTTAGTTACTCCCCTAACTCCCCTACAAATTCTCTGGATGAATTTAGTTACTGATGGTTTACCTGCTTTAGCTTTGGCAGTGGAACCCGCTTCTCCTAATATTATGCGTCGCCCTCCTTTTAGTCCCCAAGAAAGTATTTTTGCTCGCGGTTTGGGTAGTTATATTGTGAGAATTGGGATTATTTTTTCGATTATTAATATCACTCAAATGTTAATCGCTGTGCGCTTGGATCCGCTTTTTGGTAATACTGGTTCATGGAAAACTATGGTTTTTACTACTCTCTGTTTAGCTCAAATGGGTCATGCCATTTCCGTGCGATCGAGCGATCATCTTACCATAGAAATGAATCCTTTGACTAATCCCTATCTCTGGGTAGCAGTAACCCTGACGACAATTTTTCAACTGATGTTAATCTATGTTCCTGCTCTGCGGGATTTTTTCGGTACTCAATTTTTAACTAAAGAAGAATTATTAATCTGTTTGGGATTTAGTACCTTGTTATTCGTTTGGGTGGAGTTAGAAAAATTATTTACCCGTTGGTATCATCGGCGATAA
- a CDS encoding putative toxin-antitoxin system toxin component, PIN family, translating to MKVCRDDKDNQYLGSEIDSQATCIVSGDSDLIVSN from the coding sequence ATCAAGGTTTGCAGAGATGATAAAGATAATCAGTATTTAGGATCAGAGATCGATAGTCAAGCGACTTGTATTGTAAGCGGCGATTCCGATCTAATCGTTTCTAACTAA